One segment of Erigeron canadensis isolate Cc75 chromosome 2, C_canadensis_v1, whole genome shotgun sequence DNA contains the following:
- the LOC122587877 gene encoding WAT1-related protein At5g64700, with protein sequence MEKYMPYLAVVVIQSIYTGMFLLSKAAFDDGMSTHIFVFYRQAAGTLFLVPFACFIEGKNSPPLSFITFCKIFGLSLLGITTSLNIHGIALKYTTSSLAAAASNCLPTITFFIAFLLRIESVKLRTCSGVAKITGIVVCMAGAATMALYRGPELHLLLHHHLLSSHADQLNVTHDSSGYNWTWIKGVLLMLLSICCWSLWIVLQAKVLPSYPSKLCFISLQCLLSSMQSFIVAVILEREAYQWRLGWNIRLLAAAYCGFMVTGLAFYLQTWVIEKKGPVFLSLSTPLAFIFTTISATFLLGEIIGIGSVIGGILLIGGLYFVLWGKIKEEELLGNKLRTLEHKGNTSANIT encoded by the exons ATGGAGAAATATATGCCTTACCTGGCTGTTGTTGTCATACAATCAATATATACAGGAATGTTTCTTCTATCCAAAGCAGCTTTTGATGATGGTATGAGTACACACATCTTTGTTTTTTACCGCCAGGCCGCTGGAACTCTCTTCTTAGTACCTTTTGCCTGTTTCATTGAAGg GAAAAATTCACCACCTCTCTCCTTCATCACATTCTGCAAGATTTTTGGTCTCTCTTTACTTGG GATTACAACCAGTTTAAATATCCACGGAATTGCCCTTAAGTATACAACGTCAAGTTTAGCTGCTGCAGCTTCAAATTGTCTCCCCACAATTACATTTTTCATCGCATTTCTGTTGAG GATAGAAAGTGTGAAATTGCGTACATGCTCCGGTGTTGCAAAGATTACTGGCATAGTCGTGTGCATGGCCGGTGCAGCAACAATGGCTTTGTACAGAGGACCAGAATTGCACCTATTGCTACACCATCATCTTTTATCGAGCCATGCTGATCAACTTAATGTAACTCACGATTCATCAGGTTATAATTGGACTTGGATCAAGGGGGTATTGCTGATGCTCCTTAGCATCTGTTGCTGGAGTCTTTGGATTGTTCTACAG GCAAAGGTCCTGCCAAGCTATCCATCAAAGTTGTGTTTCATATCTCTTCAGTGCTTGTTGAGTTCCATGCAATCGTTTATTGTTGCCGTCATTTTGGAAAGAGAAGCATATCAATGGAGACTTGGTTGGAATATCAGACTTCTTGCAGCGGCTTATTGT GGTTTTATGGTGACGGGGCTTGCATTCTACTTGCAAACATGGGTAATTGAGAAGAAGGGGCCAGTTTTTCTTTCCCTGTCTACTCCTCTTGCTTTTATCTTTACCACTATCTCTGCAACATTTCTCCTCGGTGAAATAATTGGTATTGGAAG tgtGATAGGTGGCATCTTGCTAATTGGAGGCCTTTACTTTGTTTTATGGGGAAAAATCAAAGAGGAAGAATTATTAGGCAACAAATTAAGGACTCTCGAACATAAAGGCAATACCTCCGCCAACATCACATAG